In Phocoena phocoena chromosome 11, mPhoPho1.1, whole genome shotgun sequence, one DNA window encodes the following:
- the PRPF40B gene encoding pre-mRNA-processing factor 40 homolog B isoform X5, whose amino-acid sequence MMPPPFMPPPGIPPPFPPMGLPPMSQRPPAIPPMPPGIMPPMLPPIGAPPPLTQIPGMVPPMMPGMLMPAVPVTAATAPGADTASSAVAGTGPPLLLSQCPWKEYKSDTGKPYYYNNQSKESRWTRPKDLDDLEALVKQEAAGKRQQPRTLQPQPSQPQPDPPPVPPGPTLVPTGLLEPEPGGSEDCDVSEAAQPLEQGFLQQPEEGPSSSAGQRQPPQQEEEESKPEPERSGLSWSNREKAKQAFKELLRDKAVPSNASWEQAMKMVVTDPRYSALPKLSEKKQAFNAYKAQREKEEKEEARLKAKEAKQTLQHFLEQHERMTSTTRYRRAEQTFGELEVWAVVPERDRKEVYDDVLFFLAKKEKEQAKQLRRRNIQALKSILDGMSSVNFQTTWSQAQQYLMDNPSFAQDHQLQNMDKEDALICFEEHIRALEREEEEERERARLRERRQQRKNREAFQTFLDELHETGQLHSMSTWMELYPAVSTDVRFANMLGQPGSTPLDLFKFYVEELKARFHDEKKIIKDILKDRGFCVEVNTAFEDFAHVISFDKRAAALDAGNIKLTFNSLLEKAEAREREREKEEARRLRRREAAFRSMLRQAVPAVELGTAWEEVRERFVCDSAFEQITLESERIRLFREFLQVLETECQHLHSKGRKHGRKGKKHHHKRSHSPSGSESEDEELPPPSLRPPRRRRRNPSESGSEPSSSLDSVESGGAALGGRGSPSSRLLLGSDHGLRKVKKPKKRTKKRRHKSNSPESETDPEEKAGKESDEKEPEQDKDRDLRRAELPNRSAGFGIKKEKTGWDTSESELSEGELERRRRTLLQQLDDHQ is encoded by the exons ATGATGCCACCACCCTTC ATGCCTCCTCCAGGAATCCCCCCACCTTTTCCTCCAATGGGGCTCCCCCCGATGAGTCAGAGACCACCGGCCATCCCCCCCATGCCACCTGGCATCATGCCCCCAATGCTTCCACCAATAGGGGCGCCACCACCACTCACACAG ATACCAGGAATGGTACCACCCATGATGCCAGGGATGCTGATGCCAGCGGTGCCCGTCACCGCAGCG ACGGCTCCAGGTGCGGACACCGCCAGCT CTGCTGTGGCTGGGACGGGCCCTCCG CTCCTGCTATCCCAGTGTCCCTGGAAAGAGTACAAGTCGGACACAGGCAAACCTTACTACTATAACAACCAGAGTAAGGAGTCCCGCTGGACCCGGCCCAAGGACCTGGATGACCtggagg CTCTAGTCAAACAAGAGGCTGCAGG GAAACGGCAGCAGCCACGGACACTACAGCCTCAGCCTTCTCAGCCACAGCCTGACCCCCCACCTGTGCCGCCTGGCCCCACCTTGGTGCCCACAGGCCTCCTAGAACCTGAGCCAGGTGGGAGTGAAGATTGCGATGTATCAGAGGCTGCCCAGCCTCTGGAGCAGGGGTTCCTGCAGCAGCCAGAGGAGGGCCCCAGCAG TTCTGCTGGACAGCGTCAGCCACCacagcaggaggaagaggaatcAAAGCCAGAACCAGAGAGGTCTGGCCTCAGTTGGAGCAATCGGGAGAAGGCAAAGCAGGCCTTCAAGGAGCTGCTGAGGGATAAG GCTGTCCCCTCCAATGCTTCGTGGGAACAGGCCATGAAGATGGTGGTCACCGACCCCCGTTACAG TGCCTTGCCCAAACTGAGTGAGAAAAAGCAGGCATTCAATGCCTACAAGGCGCAgcgggagaaggaggagaaggaagaggcccGGCTAAAAGCCAAGGAGGCCAAGCAGACCTTGCAGCATTTCTTGGAGCAGCATGAGCGCATGACCTCCACCACCCGCTACCG GCGGGCAGAACAGACCTTTGGGGAGCTGGAGGTCTGGGCTGTGGTCCCCGAGAGGGATCGAAAAGAGGTTTATGATGATGTCCTTTTCTTCCTGGCCAAGAAGGAGAAG GAACAGGCCAAGCAGCTCCGGCGCCGCAACATCCAGGCCCTGAAGAGCATCCTGGATGGGATGAGTAGCGTCAACTTCCAAACCACATGGTCCCAGGCCCAGCAGTACCTCATGGATAACCCCAGCTTTGCTCAGGACCATCAGCTACAGA ACATGGACAAGGAAGATGCGCTGATCTGCTTTGAGGAGCACATCCGTGCtttggagagggaggaggaggaggagcgaGAGAGGGCCCGGCTTCGGGAGCGGCGCCAGCAGCGCAAGAACCGGGAGGCCTTTCAG ACCTTCCTGGATGAGCTGCACGAGACAGGGCAGCTGCACTCTATGTCCACCTGGATGGAGCTGTACCCAGCGGTCAGCACTGATGTCCGCTTTGCCAACATGCTGGGCCAGCCGG GCTCCACCCCTCTGGACTTATTCAAGTTCTATGTGGAGGAGTTGAAGGCCCGATTCCATGATGAGAAGAAGATCATTAAGGACATCCTTAAG GACCGGGGCTTCTGCGTGGAGGTGAACACAGCCTTTGAGGACTTCGCCCACGTCATAAGCTTTGACAAGAGGGCTGCTGCGCTGGATGCAGGCAACATCAAGCTGACTTTCAATAGT CTGCTGGAGAAAGCAGAGGCGCGGGAGAGAGAGCGGGAGAAGGAGGAGGCACGAAGGCTGCGACGCAGAGAAGCTGCCTTTCGAAGCATGCTGAGGCAGGCTGTGCCTGCTGTGGAGCTGGGCACTGCCTGGGAAGAG GTCCGTGAGCGCTTTGTGTGCGACTCAGCCTTTGAGCAGATCACCCTGGAGTCGGAGCGGATCCGGCTCTTCCGGGAGTTCCTGCAGGTACTGGAG ACTGAATGCCAGCACCTCCACAGCAAAGGCCGGAAACACGGCAGAAAGGGCAAGAAGCACCATCACAAGCGTTCCCACTCGCCCTCA GGCTCTGAGTCAGAAGATGAAGAGCTGCCCCCACCATCTCTCCGGCCCCCCAGGCGGAGGCGGCGGAACCCCTCAGAGTCAGGCTCTGAGCCCTCTTCCTCACTTGATTCTGTTGAAAGTGGGGGTGCTGCCCTTGGAGGACGGGGTTCCCCATCCTCCCGCCTTCTCCTTGGATCAG ATCATGGCCTTCGGAAAGTCAAGAAACCAAAAAAGAGAACTAAGAAGAGAAGACACAAGTCG AACAGTCCTGAGAGCGAGACAGACCCTGAGGAGAAAGCGGGCAAGGAGAGTGATGAGAAAGAACCAGAGCAGGACAAGGACAGGGACCTCCGGCGGGCAGAGCTCCCTAACCGCTCCGCAGGCTTTGGAATCAAGAAGGAGAAG ACGGGCTGGGACACGTCGGAAAGCGAGCTGAGCGAGGGTGAGCTGGAAAGACGGCGGCGGACGCTCCTGCAGCAGCTGGATGACCACCAGTGA